Proteins from a genomic interval of Pseudoalteromonas sp. MEBiC 03607:
- a CDS encoding antibiotic biosynthesis monooxygenase family protein — translation MSSSIVLINPFIVPEGKLEESIKYWESHRDFLKTQPGYISTKLHRSLETQSFLGEAKYKLINVAEWESQDAFNSAVQKMQLALNSERVEGLVGQPALYEVVRE, via the coding sequence ATGTCATCAAGTATTGTACTAATTAATCCATTTATTGTTCCTGAAGGCAAGTTAGAAGAATCAATCAAATACTGGGAATCCCATCGAGATTTTTTAAAAACGCAACCGGGGTATATATCAACTAAGTTACACCGTTCATTAGAAACACAATCATTTTTGGGTGAAGCCAAATATAAACTAATCAATGTAGCTGAGTGGGAAAGCCAAGACGCCTTTAATTCTGCAGTGCAAAAGATGCAATTAGCACTTAACAGCGAAAGAGTAGAAGGTTTAGTCGGGCAGCCTGCTTTATACGAGGTTGTTAGAGAATAA